TGTGTCCTGACCGTTACACACATGTGAAAAGGAAGTCAAACCCCAAACTCCTCCACATCCGCCCTCATGTTTTCTGTTTGCATGTTATCTCTTTGACTTCCCTGAACCTGACACGACTCATACGattaattaaacaatatattCAGATATGGATATATGTCCATAAAAACGAAGTAATGTGAATCAATACAATTGCTCTAGATTTTTAATAGAATCAGaatacaatcatttatttttggtcacacattatacacacagtttgttgcatatatacagttaaatttattagttttcacatatcccagctaagctggggtcagagtggaatagttcacacaaaaatctaaattctgtcatcatttacacaccctcatgccatcctagatgtgtatgatatGATGAaggctcttttggtccataaaaaCGAGTTAAGGGTgataaaaactttgaagcttcaaaaagcacataaaggcagcataaaattaatccatgacACCCTGTCTACAACGAACACTTCCTGATCCATGACTTATTAAAAAcatcttattatatatatatatatatatatatatatatatatatatatatatatatatatatatttaaatatatttaataatatttaataagattGTATCCATACATTGTTCGTtctgtgtaattttgtacatcttattAAACGGGCAGGGCTCCAGCACaatatgtggacttttcagatggttccTTACCCACCcaatttatatcaatgttaaattagcaaTCTGGAATGATTTCACCGTGACACCATCTGACCAGGTTTAAATACTGGACAAATCGCATCCTGTATTGATTCAATACGGGAcgcatcatttcatctttaaatatgggacgatCCCGTATTTATGGGACGGGTGGTAACCCTATGTCCGCGTCCGTTATAGACAGGTTGCAAGACTCCACATCGAGTGTTTTAATCCACATCGTCTGAAGCTattcaatcggttttgggtgagaacagaccaaaacattattcataataaaatttaataattcttgttgcactctcgGTCTCTGTCTTGGCAAGTACAtttctgatgcaattgaaactttgtaatgcagcactttttgtgttaatgtctccttaagatgaatcgcttatgttgtcccattggataaaagtgtctgctaaattaatagATGTAaatgtcctttttcactataaatattgacatcagcTGTCTCCttagcaatcatgatttcaagctcgattacacttcctagcaccaccTAACGCTCTGCACAGGAGTcaagcactaagaagtgtaatccagcttgaaatcatgctcgtgcctagagactgcaatggcaagatgtatggttaaaaattaaataaaaaataaaatacaaaaaaaagagttatattttggtctgttctcacccacacctacaatgtaaacaaataaatgtatttttacagtaaaaacaaacagtataatttaacattcattccacatttttcaatgaaagtgttaaaatctaaatttgttcTTAAATAAAGGTAAGCATCATGTTTCACCTGAGATGTcagtaaaaaatatttagtttccAGTGTAAtgtttttacagagaaaatacagcataatttaaaaataatttccagTTTTTTAATAAGTATTAAATTCCCCTAAAAGTACATTTAATCACACCAAATTCAAATGTATTCAGTAAATATTGCTCACTgaaataaacagattttatttctaaatttaTGTTTTGAAGTTCTTAATTTGACGCCACAAGATATTAAGAAATGCTCTAACAATGTTATTTGTATTTACagtcaaaacatgttttttaattaatgttctaccaatgtttttttcttcttctaatgaacggttaaaacatttaattaaattttatagTTGAAACGTGttttttcaaattacattttgaacatGTAATTTCAGTTTATTGTTGAAACACCTTTTTAATTTTGCAGTCTAAACATGTAAATTCACTTCACGGTCTAAAACATGTATTtcagtttatgtttatgtttcatttaccattatttagcaaaaaaaaaatctcattttttCCTCAgtgtatcatatcgcttctgaagacatgaattaaaccactggaatcttatggattactttcatgctgcctttatgtgccttttgaagcttcaaagttttggatgccattcacttgcattgtatggaccaacagagctgagatattcttcttcgtttttttcagcagaagaaagaaactcacacACATCTTTGGCCGAACTAACCCTCTAAGTGTCTGTTTTGGGGGGAGACTTTGTGGCTTTTTATCAGCTCGATGGTTAACAGTGCTATACACATATGCCTCAGACTGCTGATCAAAGTACTATGTTGCTGCGATTGCAGATTTCTGAATGAAAGATTCTGTAGTTATTCACAATAAAGATCTCTTTTCTCTGACAGTTAATCCATGCAGcattttgatcatttaatttTGAAACATCAATCATCCATACAGTACATCAATAATTATACACATGATTATTTGCAATGCAATGGTGACATATAAAGTTGCAGGGCAGGAGTATTTACGGTTTACAGATTTAAGAAATGTAAAAGATAAACAATAGCATAGCAGCTTtctacagatatttggagaaagTTGAAGTAAGTACTGCATGCTGTCAGACAGAAGGTGTCGAGTACTACTAATATTGCATCAGTGGATGAGGGAAATCTTTAGATCAATGGAGATAACAGGTCTACATTAACCAGCATGTCCCTCAATCGTAGCCACCTATACAACATAAAACAGAATGCATTATATAAACATCAGAATAATGCAGGCATGTATCTGTGTAAAGTTGCAATGATAACTTTTGTTGTTATATACTATTTATCCTGCAGAAACGCTGACCTCATTGTCAATGCAGCGGAACTGCCAAGACCAACGTGTGTTGTAGAGGAAAGGACGAAGGTCAAAGCGGTTGTCATCTGGGCTGTAGCTTTCCGCATGATATGAAGGTGTAACAGTTGTCATCTTATGTCTGTTGACTGAGTACATCCTAAAGAAGTGTTTGACTTTAGTAGCCACCTACAATAGCCAGAGAAAGATGTATTCAACACTGCACAGTGCAGACAGCAAAGCTGAATGCGATTAATCTTCCTGCAATAATTACAAGCATGTTCTGTAATGCAGCAGAGTGAGAGGGCATGTTTGACCTGTGAAGGTGAGAAGGCCTCTTTCCATGAGTGTAGGAGCTTGCAAAACATGCTGTACGGGCCACACTTGGAGATCTTCCTGAGTCTGCCAATCACAGACAGCTCTGAGTAGGTCATGCCCATGTCAGCCTGTCGGAGGGAGGGTAGAGACATGTCCTTAAAGAAGTAGTTCACACAactatgaaaattctctcatcatttactcacatactgcatctaagatggcatgagagtatgactttctttcttctgcagaacacaaacgaagattttagaagtatatctcagctctgtaggtccatacaatgcaagtgaaaggtgatatacattttgaagcttcaataATTCTCattaaggcagcatgaaagtaatccatatgactccagagaggtttaatcaatatcttgattgtgatcatgatttcaagctcgattacacttcctggtgCCATCTAGccctctgtgcatgcatcaagcactaggaagtgtaatcaagcttgaaatcatgataattCCTAAAGAtggcaatggcaagatgtacagtgaaaaaaatcgattagatcactttagaagacatggaataaaccactggagtcttttggataaCTTTTCtgctgtcaccattcacttgcatggtatggtcctacagagcagagatattcttctaaaaatctttgtttgtgttcagcaaaataaattaagtcaaacatatctgggatggtatgagggtgagtaaaatcataaagagagaattttcatatttggtgaactattcctttaaggtctgAGTGCATCTTTTTGCATGCATGctgcattatatttaaaaaaggaaagaGGAACTGAGGTGACCTGTTAGAATAGTCATGGAAAAGCCAGTCAGGGCAAAGTAACAGTGATCAAACATTATAAAGATAAGGGCAGAACATTAGAACATTTTCTACAAACATATTTATTagtacaaatatacagtacatatacatttataaaacacaGATTTTAAGATTTATAAAAGTCTGCAGTGCCTTGCAAAAGTTTGACCAATTTTCGAATTTTCCTAAATTACAAAtactacatttaaattttgttctattttatatatatatagactagagatgttgtttcaatatatccacataatgttccttcctcatgatgccatctattttgtgaagagcaccagtctctcctgcagcaaagcacccccacaacatgatactgccacccccatgcttcacaggtgggatggtgttcttcggcatgcaagtctcaccctttttcctccaaacataacgatggtcattatagccaaaaagttcaatttttgtttcattagaccagaggacatttcccaaaaagtaagatctttgtccccatgtacagcttgcaaactgcagtctggctttttatggcagttttggagcagtagcttcttccttgctgagcagcctttcaggttcaGTGGATATAGGACTTGTtaaactgtggatatagatacttgtctacctgtttcttctagcatcttcacaaagtcctttgctgttgttctgggattgatttgcacttttcgcaccaaacaaagttcatctctaggagacagaatgcatctccttcctgagcagtatgatggctgcgtggtcccatggtgtttatacttgcgttcgattgtttgtgcagatgaatgcggtaccttcaggtgtttggaaattgctcccaaggatgaatgacacttgtggaggtccacacattttttttctgtggtctttgctgatttcttttgattttacctCATTTTGATTTTACCTCATACTCATGTCATGTGCAAAGTAGATGTCctgaatgacttgccaaaactatagtttgcatatattaatacatttgttttaatgacttcaccctaagtgtatgtaaacttctgacatcaactgtggatatacatatatataccatAACtgccggtcaaaagttttgaaacactcattctttattatattttttttcttcacattttagaataatagtaaagtcatccaaactatggaataacataaatggaaatatgtttAGTCACaaatatgttgtgactaaacaaaatccaaaataaatcaaaactgtgttatattttagcatcttcaaagtagtttgaagatgaagatttgcagacatgtactcttgacattttctcaaccaacttcttggtTTCTtgaggatgctttttaaacagtattgaaagagttcccatctatgttgggcacttattggctggttattatttggtcaaagtcatcaatttcaaaaacgtttttatttttttaatttttaagatcatgagaaacatttcagtcaagtgtttcaaaagttttgaatggtagtgtgcatatatatacacacacacacacacaaacacgatggtcctaataaattgcccgatgtggtcttctgctgttgtagcccatccgcctcgaggttcgacatgttgtgcattctgagatactattctgctcactacaattgtactgagtggttatccgagttacggtatgattttatgcattgcgcatgaataagtaggttgtggcagggcggagggcggggccgggtcgtgatcctacacacccggtcccgtattaggctaattatgcctccgtgaggtttaaaggtcgactgcagagggctgtgcgggagagagagatcattagcggacatgtccgtcatgtgtgtttgtgttgtcttttaagttttccattaaactatgatttatatcgtcaagccggttctcgcctcctcctttcccatccttgagctgttttacataggtgtacaggtgttcctaataaagtgcttagtgattGTATATACTTAAACTCACAGGACTGAGAATTTTAGTAATGAGTGAGGTTTTGGTGATGACTAATTTTACCTCATCAGTCTGGACCACCTTGCCTTCAGTCAATGGCTCAAGCTCTGCAGTTGGTGGAGCATCCAAGATGCTGCATAGAAGATGCACACATATGTAAAAACATGCTCAATAGGTGCTAAAACCTGAGTTTCTGGCAGACATAGTGAgctatttttaaatgaatgtgtgccATGCTGAAAATAGAGTTTATCTGCAGTGACCTCATCatcaaaagtgtggcaaaaataaatattatacacCTTATGAGGGCAGTGAGCTGGAAGTGTTTTACACAGTATTGCAAGAAGCACTTCAGATCCGTCTTACTAACACCCCCTATGGGGTTTATATCAGCACTGGAGCAGTCATACTTTGTGAAGTATCCAGTCAAACTGCGAGAACAGAGAATACGCAGTGTAAATGACCTCCGTTACTCTAGACTGTGGCAAACTGAATACAAGTAACATGTTAAAATGACTCTTAAGTTGACATACCTCTCATCAACATTTGCTGAACCAAGAACTAACAGGCCACCAGGTTTTCCCTGAGCCCACAGCCAAAGCTGGGCAAAAAGATAGGCCAAAATCATCCTAATACGAGCCTGTGTTAAGGACACAAAACATATTTAAGATTTATAGGTTAAGTTCAAAGGATTTGCACTTCTTATTAATGCAGTTGTGAAATTATAAATGTCTAAGTTCAGGAATTAAATTCTGAATGGAACAAGCTGGAAGGTTCACTGAACTTCTTATCGGCTAGCCTcactcacatgtgatatgtcaaaCCAAATGACtaacatggtgtaagctgattggttGTTTGACATGTAATCGTGTAGCCAAAAAACTTGCGTACACTCTCTTTCCCCAAGTAAGTTTTCACTGCAGCACACTGcgagagttttctctgaaacccacctcctCCCCAGCTCCACATGTCTAGATCAGTGTACATGTAGCATGACGCAAAAGAAAGAGTGACGTCACTATGTTAAGTTAAATAAGCTAAATATATTCAAACATAACCATGCAAGCACATATTTCCTGCAAATCGTAGACAAATGTTGAGGTATTGTAAAACAGCAAAGGCATAAACCCTAAACTCAGCAAACCCATAGGTCGTTTGGGGCCCGAGGTGTCCAACTGCAGTATGTCGCTATTAAAACCGTAGTGGTTGTGTTACAATGCCAGCAAATTGCATATGGAAAAAGTCAGCACATTAGTACATACAGAAACAGCATTCTCAAGCCCACACTTTTGTCACAGGTCTTATAGGAGCCACATAAAATAAGACCTGTAAGGAATTCTCTACATCTTTCTAATCACCCTCAATGGATCAATGAAATCTATAGTTTTTCATAATAGCCACTAGCAACTTTGTGGATCGTTATTGCATAAGACTTTGTTCTAATTATCAGTTACCTTTTTCAGATTGTTAAAGCCGCAGTGATTAATTCTTCACTTTGGAATAACTTTCTCCAATCACAGCTAAATGTACAAAGACAACTGTATGTAAACCATTCAACAGGGttgacttcctgaagagtgtAAATACAGCCTTTAACAAatgtgctctgtttgtttgagcctcAAACTGTTTGAACAATAGCAGGCGGGCAGTGTTTTtggcaacagttttttttttcacagtgccATTAATGATGCAGAAAATagaaagtgcacctttaaagtgttTAAGGTATTTATAGGGGTCAAAGTATTATTTGCTGAACAAATTATTTGCTTATGAGCGCTAACTGTACCTGAACGTTCTGCAGTGCCAGGTTCTCCCTGGCACTTCCCCCATTAGCACAGAACTGAGGCCATTTCCCTGTTACCATGGAGAAGATTCCCAGCATGCCTTTTACTGCCATGTCAATGTTAATATTCAGGTGGTTACTGTAAGAGAAGAGAattcaaataaaaactaaatgtttacattttcggAGACGCTTGCATGTGCAAAAGTCAGCGCCACgatgctaggatgttgtgggtgCTTTTTAGTGCATTGATATTCTGCCCCCTCAATATGAATCAGGATTCGTCCATCAATGTAAGTCTAAGGGGTTTTTGCcacccattttatcatctgccaggtgaAAATTGTAAGCTTGATGACTCAATAAATGTTtcaaagtaatagcacacctccagcctgatcttatgaaaattaaaagactgtggcgacatttttgcaaaatgacattacatgATTCATTACAGGTATCGTGACAgggctgaggtgaaatgtccaatgagtggcgctaaaagggagttcaattttctcccaaacagatgaggttaaggttaatgctctatcgagttttaaataaacaaaacctaccaAGATGATTCAAAGGGCAcatcgcagaatgctcaatgaggtaaaaaacaacttgaaggaatcattggaagtGGTTAAAATCTCTGTTCATGAgcacaggcatggtgtccatggcaggacatcaaGAAGGAAGCTGCTGCATTCCAACAAAAtaattgctgcatgcctgaagtttgccaaataACATCTTGACACTCCACagtgctactgggaaaatgttttgtgaactGATGAAACCAagtttgaattgtttgggaagaacacgcagcactatgtatgacataaaaagggcaccgcataccgacatgaaaacatcatcccagtgGTGACGTACGGTAGAGGGAGCATCACTATTTGGGGCTGTTTTGCTTCTAGGCCTGGATCGTTTGCCATCACTGAGggaaaaaattaattcccaagattatcaagatatcctacaggatgtCAGGGTTGCTAtctgccagctgaagctcagtagaagttggctaatgcagcaggacaatgaccctaaacattgaagtaaatccactacagaatggctcaaaaataaaacttttggagtggcccagtcagagaccagaccttaacccaatagatgctgtggaatgactcAATCAAAGTGATTCAATAAGTTGTGGTAGGATAATATTCTTTATATTCTTTTGTAACACAAGTTATGGAGAAACCTGATCATACTCTTTACGTATCAGTTAAATGTACTTCATGGAATCCACCGACCTGCCGATCTGAGCAGCGAGATCTTTGGCTCTGTTGCGCGTGTCCTCGGAGGAGTTTTCACTAGCCATGTAGCATGTAGTAAAGAGGCGTCCACACAGCTCATGAGGGTCCCCAGGCCTGTAGAATGAATCATTCACCACCCGCTGCACGTCCTCCAACACCTGACAATCTGAGAGGGATGGAGTGCTTACTTAGGGTTATGAACATTAAATAAGCTTATGAATTAGGTGCTTATTATGTTTTGGAGGGCTGCTGTGCATGTTTATTTGTCTTACTGCCATCTTTGATGGCTTGGCAGATCTGAACACACATGGAGTAAACAATACAGGCAGTCGAGGAACTGTCTACACCACCACTAAGAGGAAGAAGGAAGCCAGCCTGGAGAGAATAAAATACATCAATACAGTAACTTATAGTTGAATCTcatggtcatatttcacccaTTAGCAGAGTAGCATAACATTAGcatattttattcacatttgtgacattattttcatgacaattaagtacATTCCCCTCCAGTTCTCATTGCAGTATAtgaaaaatctcattctcattaatgtTATGCACATTTATGATATACtatttaaactataaaatatCTATAAGCCATGGTAGTGCTTATTGCACTGCCTTTAATAGCATaatttaaaactgcatttaagtaTTAAGAAACATCAAGAATAATGAGAATTACCGGTGCAAACAAACTCAAACGTAAAATATCtaaatgcattacagtaatgagatttGAATATATGCATATTCATAAATGCACATAGATGTAATATGCTAATAAACAACTTACAGTTGTTAAACATAACAGCTGTAAGTTAAGGTAAGAAAATAAGCATAAGGTTTCATTAAATTCTCCAAGTCTACATATGctacaaatacacacattcaaATTTGAAGCTACCATGAAAAAACACACCTGTCCACTCCTCCTTAAGTAGTCCCATAACCAACAGGCAGGGCCaagactttaaaaataaataataaaatgtacattagATTTCAGAAATGCTGCAccaataaaacacaattcatgtAACTTTATAAAGTGCATGAATCTCTATTTTACCCATTTATTAACTGTATATggattataacaaaactgtatgTATTGCAATTTCAGTTTTCTCTTGCTCATATCAGAAAGTTTATCTCCAAACAGAGATGACAAAGAAGGAAGTTAGGAAGGTCAGAAGGTAACACAAAAATAGTCTCACTGTGAGCAAAACACTAATTTAGCATGTTAAGGGGAAATGTAATCACTTGCATAATTCGGGGGGAACTGGTTGCACTCATAATTACGTTTATGTGGCTTTTTAAATTGAATATGTGTTATGAGGTTGTAGGTGTTAATGCACAGCTCCACTAGAGAGTGACACAGCACATCTATCTCCACTACATACATAAAATACCAGAGTAAAGAAATATTTGTGTATATTAAAGAACAGTAAATAAAGAATATGCAGAAACTTAGGTTTACTTTATTAGAGTAATTTTTGTTTATGATTTGCTGGCCATAACGACAATGTTCCAGTACCTTTAAACTGACCACTATCAAAAGCAAATGTTTTCAGATCCTGATGGCAATTGTAGAAATATCCTATTCAAAATTCAAATTTTACCCATTAGTCAtttatttaccatttatttatttgccgtGCCGGctgacgccggttcgaatcccgctcggagcgggtcAAGCAAGACCGGTTACACCCCCATGAGGTGAGATCTTTCAAAAGTACTATTCGTTTATGCACTACAACATTTCCACAGCGGAAAAAGTAACCTAGTGCACTTTTATTTGGAATATTTAATGTAAGAGTGCGTTTGCCTGATCTCTTCTTCTGGGGTGTGGAAAATCCACTCCATAGGCTGGTGTGTGGGCAGACACATGTCATTACAATCAGACAGAGAGAATTCAGTTTTGATTCTCTGATATGGTTTGTGTTCATACTCCTATACATGGAGACAGAAGAATAATTAGGGCTTGATAATATGCTGCTTTCAAAATGGCTTATGTCTTTCAAAGTTGCTCACCATGTGTGGGTGACATCTCTCCCCTCGATAGCTGCGGACATCTTCCAAATCAAGAGTTGCTGTGACAACCTCCTGTACGTTAAAAGAAACCTTAACTGATCCTATATAAATGTTTAGCATGTTCTACACCAACTCAGACTGGAAAGTTTCAGTATtccaaatttaaagggatagttcacccaaaaatgaaaatgctctcatcatttactcaccctcatgccatcccagatgtgtatgacttttcttctacagaacacaaacaaagatttttagaagattatctcagctctgttggtccatacaatgcaagtgaatggtgaccaaatctttgaagcttcaaaaagcacattaaggcagcataaaagtaatggatagcactccagtggttaaatccatgtctacagaagagatatgataggtgtgggtgagaaacagatcaatagaagtcattttttttttactataaaccttgacatctgcattctccttggcaatcacgatttaaagcttgattacacttcctagcgccatctagcgctctgcgcatgcgtcaagaaCTAGGAGATGTAataaagactgcaatggcaagatatacagagataaaggagttacattttggtctgttctcaccaaaaatcgattagttcacttcagaagacatggattaaaccacgggagtcatatggattacttctaagctgcatttatgtgctttttggagcttcacattttggttaccattcaattgcattgtatgtcccaacagagctgaaatattcttctaaaaatctttatctgtgttctgcagaagagagaacgtcatacacatctgggatggcatgagggtgagtttttgggtaaactatccctttgagtGTGAATAGGCCCGACTGAGCTCTTACCACATCCTCAAGTGAGAATTGTGCTCCCTGGGCAACAATATCCCCATTGATGGCAATCATAGCACACCCATCATAGTACAGACGGTCTCCATCACAGCCCTTCTGATTAGCAAATACATAGATTCCTCCACTCTGAAACAAACATGTTTATGGTTTCACAAACCAAAATAAACTGGTTAAAAAGAGAGTGCAAAAGTACTCTATAAGGCTCATTGCCATTACTGTCTTTAATAAAGccacttaaaaggatagtttccccaaaaattttaaaatatgtcatcatttaatcaccctcatgttgctccaaacctgcatgactttgtATCTTtcgttgaacacaaaagatgttaagtgcaattttagcctcagtcaccattcactttcatagcaccTTTTTTCCCCCCATACAATGAATGAGGGGTGACAATCAGCTTAAAAtcttcttttatgttccatggaagatattaaggcatatgggtttggtaccacatgagggtgagtaaatgatgacagctttttacatttagggtgaactatccctttaaggtctaGTTGATTCACATAAGAATCTTTTCAAAAATACTTTCAAAGTTGAAatatacagaataaaacaaaaaaaacaaataaaaacacatgaaatgagGGTTTACCTTTGTGGTTGCAGATTTCACCAAGTTTACCCTGAGGTCAGCCTTGCGTAGCTCATGGTAACTCGCCGAAGAATTGGTGA
The sequence above is a segment of the Xyrauchen texanus isolate HMW12.3.18 chromosome 2, RBS_HiC_50CHRs, whole genome shotgun sequence genome. Coding sequences within it:
- the nadsyn1 gene encoding glutamine-dependent NAD(+) synthetase isoform X2, translated to MGRKVTLATCSLNQWALDFEGNLTRILKSIEIAKLKGAKYRLGPELEICGYGCADHFYESDTLLHCFQVLKSLLESPLTQDIICDVGMPVMHHNVRYNCRVIFLNKEILLIRPKMLLANYGNNREFRWFSPWTRPRHTEEYFLPRMIQDVTGQDTVPFGDGVLSTKDTCIGSEICAELWNPRSPHVDMGLDGVEIFTNSSASYHELRKADLRVNLVKSATTKSGGIYVFANQKGCDGDRLYYDGCAMIAINGDIVAQGAQFSLEDVEVVTATLDLEDVRSYRGERCHPHMEYEHKPYQRIKTEFSLSDCNDMCLPTHQPMEWIFHTPEEEISLGPACWLWDYLRRSGQAGFLLPLSGGVDSSSTACIVYSMCVQICQAIKDGNCQVLEDVQRVVNDSFYRPGDPHELCGRLFTTCYMASENSSEDTRNRAKDLAAQIGSNHLNINIDMAVKGMLGIFSMVTGKWPQFCANGGSARENLALQNVQARIRMILAYLFAQLWLWAQGKPGGLLVLGSANVDESILDAPPTAELEPLTEGKVVQTDEADMGMTYSELSVIGRLRKISKCGPYSMFCKLLHSWKEAFSPSQVATKVKHFFRMYSVNRHKMTTVTPSYHAESYSPDDNRFDLRPFLYNTRWSWQFRCIDNEVATIEGHAG
- the nadsyn1 gene encoding glutamine-dependent NAD(+) synthetase isoform X1, which produces MGRKVTLATCSLNQWALDFEGNLTRILKSIEIAKLKGAKYRLGPELEICGYGCADHFYESDTLLHCFQVLKSLLESPLTQDIICDVGMPVMHHNVRYNCRVIFLNKEILLIRPKMLLANYGNNREFRWFSPWTRPRHTEEYFLPRMIQDVTGQDTVPFGDGVLSTKDTCIGSEICAELWNPRSPHVDMGLDGVEIFTNSSASYHELRKADLRVNLVKSATTKSGGIYVFANQKGCDGDRLYYDGCAMIAINGDIVAQGAQFSLEDVEVVTATLDLEDVRSYRGERCHPHMEYEHKPYQRIKTEFSLSDCNDMCLPTHQPMEWIFHTPEEEISLGPACWLWDYLRRSGQAGFLLPLSGGVDSSSTACIVYSMCVQICQAIKDGNCQVLEDVQRVVNDSFYRPGDPHELCGRLFTTCYMASENSSEDTRNRAKDLAAQIGSNHLNINIDMAVKGMLGIFSMVTGKWPQFCANGGSARENLALQNVQARIRMILAYLFAQLWLWAQGKPGGLLVLGSANVDESLTGYFTKYDCSSADINPIGGVSKTDLKCFLQYCVKHFQLTALISILDAPPTAELEPLTEGKVVQTDEADMGMTYSELSVIGRLRKISKCGPYSMFCKLLHSWKEAFSPSQVATKVKHFFRMYSVNRHKMTTVTPSYHAESYSPDDNRFDLRPFLYNTRWSWQFRCIDNEVATIEGHAG